In Pelodictyon luteolum DSM 273, the genomic stretch CATCACCATCGTATTAATTGTGTTCTGCCATGTCCCGTATTCTGACCATAGCGATGATGCTCGTCGTCCTGGCCTTCGGCGTTTTTCTCGGATCCAGGATGGCCGGTGACGGTACAGATCGCTACAGGGAGCAGAAAAAAATGAGTGAGGCCTATGAGCTCATCAAGGCCTTTTATGTCGATGATGTCCCTGGCGACAGTCTTGCGGGTGCGGGAGTGCAGGGGATGGCCGGCTATCTGGATCCGCATACCCTCTACCTTGCTCCTGAAAAAGCCGCGTATTCCCAGGCGGAGTTCGATGGCAATTTCGATGGCATCGGCATCGAGTACGATGTCCTCAACGATACACTGCTTGTTGTCACTCCGCTGTCCGGCGGGCCGAGTGCCGCAGTCGGCATCGCTCCCGGCGACCGGATCCTTGCCATCGATTCCGTGTCCTGCATCGGCATTTCCCGCCAGGACGTCATGCGCAAGCTCAGGGGGAAACGCGGGACCAGGGTATTGCTGAACGTCTATCGTCCCCTTTCCGGCAAGAGTTTCGACTTTCTGGTTACAAGGGGGAAGATTTCCACCTCCAGTGTCGACGCGGCCTTTATGCTCGAAGGCGGCAACGGTTACATCCGCATCAGCCGTTTCATGGCCACAACGGCCGATGAGTTCCGCCTTGCACTCACGAAGCTCCGCCATGCCGGCATGCGGCGTCTTATCGTTGACCTTCGGGGCAATCCGGGCGGGTTTCTTGAGCAGGCCGTGCAGGTGGCTGACGAGTTTCTGGGTGAAGGGCAGCTGATTGTCTATACGAAAAGCAGGAATTCGGCTGAGAATGTCCGCTATGTGGCACATTCGGGAGACGGATACGAAAAAGGAGCGCTTGTGGTGCTCGTCGACAAGGGGAGCGCCTCAGCATCCGAGATCCTGGCCGGTGCCCTGCAGGATAACCATCGTGCCGTCATTGTCGGTGAGCTGACGTTCGGAAAGGGGCTCGTGCAACGCCAGCTGCAGTTTTCCGACGGCTCTATGCTCCGTCTGACGGTTTCAAGGTACTACACGCCTTCCGGCAGGCAGATCCAGCGGCAGTATGTGAAGGGGGAGGGCGGACGTGACCGCTATTATCATGAATCTCTGGCCAATATCATGCCGGGGAAACTCTTTAGTGACCCCGACAGTTTACTCTACCGGAAAACCAGCGAGGTATCCGTGTACAGAACCGGAGGTCTCTACGGGGTGCTTGATTCCCTGAAGGGTAAAGCAGCTTCGAAGAACCTTCAGCTGAATGCGCTGTCGGCAGCCGGGGGCATCATTCCCGATTTCTGGGTGACGGGGCGTCCCTATACGGAGTTCTATCAGGAGATGTACCGCTCAGGCCTGTTTGAGGACATTGCCCTTAAGATCCTTGATGACCCGAAGAGTTCCGTACAGGCCTACCGCGCGTCGCTTGATGGGTTCATTTCCGGCTATCTGGACGACGGGCGCCTGCTTTCTCTGGTCCGGAAGTCCTGCAGTGCCAGAGGGATTGCCTTTGATGCGGCATCCTTCCGCCGCGACAGGGCGTATGTAGCCCTTGCAGTCAAGTCGCGCATAGCCCATCAGCTGTTTGGTTTCGAGGGTCAGATCCGGGTGTTTGTTTCGGGTGCGGACCCTGTGGTCCGCATGGCCGGAGAACTTCCTGTAGTCCCTTGAGTTCCGGACCTCGTTTCATCTTCACTCATTAATCATCTTTAATCAGTCAATCCACATGCCGTCACTGCTTGAAAAAATCAACAATGAGAGCTGCACGCTCCGCCTGAAAAACGACTGGCTCAAGATTTTCACCTGCCCGGTCCCGAGTTCGGATTTCCTCTCTTTTGTCGGCGTCGCCGAGCTTGATGCATCGCGGGACGCTGTTCTGGCATTGCTCTACGACATCGAGTCCGCGACCGAGTGGGTATGGAAGACCAGTGAGATGCGCCTCCTCCAGGAACTTTCCGGTGATGACGGCCGGGTGGTATACCAGGTGGTCAGCGCGCCGTGGCCTGTCACCGACCGTGAGATCATCAGCCGTTCGGAAGGGTTCATGGATCCCGAGACCGGCGAGGCGTTCATCAGCATCGAAGGCCTTCCCGACTTCCTTCCGCCCGACAGCCGCTATGTGCGGGTGCCGAGCCTGACGGGAGCGTGGAACATCACCCCTCTCGCCCTGGATCGATGCAGGGTGGTATTCAGGCTTCACATCGAGCCCGGTGGCGAAATCCCCTCATGGCTTGCCAACATCGCCGTTATCGATACGCCCTACCACACCCTCTGCAACCTGAAAGAGATGGTGAAACGCGAGAAATACAGGACGCCGGTGAAGGCTCCCTTCAAAGAGTCTTCAAGGGACGTAATCCGCAATTATGAGGAATTTATTTCCGCCTGATTGTTATTTTTCCCTTTTAACTCAGGCCGTCCCGTATAACAGCCGCTCCTTCCTCAGTCATCTAACCGCTTCAGGCATGGACGTACATTCGATCCTCAATGGTAAATGGGATTTCAGGGTTGAGCACAGGGGCATCAGCATTTATTCCTCGAAGGTCGAGGGTTCGGATGTACTTGGCTTCAAGGGGGTGGCGGAGATTCCTGCCGGCTTCAGGAAGCTCATTTCGCTGTTCCATGACACCTCGAGTTACGGCCGCTGGGTTCACCATCTGACTGAGATGGAGGTGCTTGAGCGGAACGATTCGCTTGAATATGTGGTGCGGCAGGTCATCGACACCCCGTGGCCTCTCCAGAAACGGGAGATGATCGTCAGGACGGGCCTTGAGCCGGCGGGAGAGAATGCTGTGGCGGTTACGATGACCGGCGTGCCGGAATTCATACCGCTGAACCCTGCCTACTCCAGGGTTAAAGAGGTGCAGGGTCTCTGGGTCTTTGCTCCCTCAGGCCCCGATGCCATCCATCTGACCTTTGTGATGCATGTCGATCCCGGCCCGGACGTTCCTTCCGCCGTCAGCAACCAGGCGATGTTCGAAGTGCCGTTTTATTCGATGGACAACCTGCGAAAACTCGCTGGCGACCGTTCCTACAACCCGCCCTATCCCGAAGAGGTCGACCGGCACCTCTGCATCATCTGAGACGAACGGCTCAGTGTACCGGATGTTCCCTGCATACCCGCTTGAGCCGTTCCGGCTTGACCGGCACGGCCCCGACCTCCTGGCAGACAGTTCCTGCAGCAAGGTTGGCGATTGAGGCATTCCGGATGATGTCGAGGCCCGCCGCGGCTCCGAGCGCGAGGGTGCCGATGACGGTATCGCCCGCTCCCGACACATCGGCAACGTCCAGCGAACTTACCTCGATGTGGGTAAAGGATCCGTCGTAGACCGTCATTCCTTTTTCACTCCGGGTCACCACCAGCGCTTCAGCCTGAATAAGGTCCTGCAGCCTCAGGCACGCCTCCTCGACCTCCCGGTCGCTGTTCGGCACCGGGGTGCCGAGCGAGGCCGCCATTTCCGACAGGTTCGGCTTGAACACCGTGCAGCCCCGGTATGCAAAGAAATTCTTCAGTTTCGGATCGACCAGAACCGGTACACCATGGCTTTTTGCAGCGGCGATGAGCGCAGTGATGAGCTCCAGTGACAGCACCCCCTTGTTGTAGTCTTCAAGCACGACGGCGTCAGTTTCCGGGATGATGGCGTTGAAGGCATCCATGATGGAGGCGGCTGTCTTTTCACTGATTTCATCCCTTTTTTCGAAGTCGACCCTCGTGATATGGTGGTTCTGTGAGAGGATGCGGGTTTTGCAGGTGGTGGGACGGGCGGGATCGCTGACGAGGCCCTCTCCTGACAGTCCCATGTTTCCGAAAAGTCCGAGCAGGAGCCCGCGGTCCTGATCCTCGCCGGTCACGCCGAAAAGGGTGGTCTCGGCGCCGAGCGAAAGGGTGTTGAGCGCCACGTTTGCAGCGCCCCCGAGCCTGATGTCCTGATGGGTCACGTCGACGACGGGAACGGGATACTCCGGTGAAATCCTTGACACATGGCCGAAGATATACTTGTCGAGCATGATGTCGCCGACGACGGCGATCCGTTTTCCTTTGAAAGATTCGATGATGCTGTCGGTGGTCTGGGTGGCCATGTACCTGTATTGTGTGTTTTTCGGAGTGTCGGAGAGGGGGAGAGCCCTGTGTCCAAAAAGTAAATAAAAAAAATACCGCCAAAAACCCCGATGGTGAATAATGATGCTGTTTGGTGGTTTTATTTTTTACTATTTTTTGTTATAATTAAAGCTAAGCATTTTTACGCTTTATCAGAAGAAACCGGACACTGATGTTTGAGAGTTTAAGCGACACGCTGGAAGGCGCTTTCAGGAAGCTAGCCGGCCAGGCGACCATCAATGAGATCAACATCGGTATCGCCATGCGCGATATCAAACGCGCTCTCCTTGGCGCCGATGTCAACTACAAGGTTGTCAAGAAACTGGTCGAGGACATCCGCCTGAAGTCTCTCGGCGAAGATGTCGTCAAGAGCGTTTCGCCGGCACAGATGATCGTGAAGATCGTCAGCGACGAGTTGACCGAGCTCATGGGCGGGGAGCAGAAGCCGCTCAACCTTTCCACGAAGAACCTGCCCGCGGTCGTCATGGTTGCCGGTCTGCAGGGTTCGGGAAAGACCACGTTCTGCGCGAAGCTCGCCAAACGCCTGAAAAAGGGTGGAAAGAACCCGATGATGGTTGCCGCCGACGTCTATCGTCCTGCAGCCGTCGAGCAGCTGAAGACTCTCGGTCTGGAAGTCGGTGTTCCCGTGTTCTCCCTGGATGAACAGGATGCCATGAAAGTGGCCCGCGAGGGCCTGGAGGCCGCCAGAAGGGGAGCGCATGACGTGCTGATCCTCGATACTGCCGGCCGCCTGCAGATCGACGACAGGATGATGGCTGAGGCCGAGGCCCTGAAAAACCTGATGAAGCCCGAGGAACTCCTGTTCGTCGTCGACTCGATGATGGGCCAGGAGGCGGTCAATACCGCCAAGGCGTTCAATGACCGCCTTGACTTCGACGGTGTGGTGCTGACCAAGCTTGACGGCGATTCACGGGGCGGTGCGGCCCTGTCGATCCGGCAGGTTGTTGAAAAGCCCATCAAGTTCATGAGTGTCGGCGAGAAGATGGACGACCTCGACCAGTTCTATCCGGACCGCATGGCCCAGAGGATACTGGGAATGGGCGACATCGTCAGCTTCGTCGAAAAAGCGCAGGAGAATCTGGATCTGGAGAAAACGATCCAGATGCAGAAGAAGCTGATGAAGAACGAGTTCGATCTGAACGACTTCCTCGACCAGCTCCAGCAGCTCAAAAAAATGGGGTCCATACAGGGACTCATAGAGATGGTGCCGGGCCTGAACAAGATGGTGCCGAAGCAGGATCTCGAAAACCTGGACTTCAAGCCGATCGAGGCCATCATCAACTCCATGACGAAAGCCGAGAAGGCTTCGCCGGAAATCATCAACGGCAGTCGCCGCCAGCGTATTGCCCTTGGAAGCGGAACGCGCGTGCAGGAGGTGAACATGCTCCTCAAGCAGTTCGCGGAGATGAAGAAGATGATGCGCTCGGTGTCGAAAATGACGCAGTCGGGAAGGAAGATCACTTCCCAGAACCTGGCGCTTGACAAGTTTTTAAAACGATAGACAGCAGTACTTTCTTAACATAACATTAAATCAATACTAGCTTTGGTAAAGATCAGACTGAGAAGAGCGGGAAGAAAAAAACTGCCGGTATACCAGATTGTAGCGGCTGATGCACGCGCACCGAGGGACGGCAAGTTTCTTGAGGTAGTCGGGCACTACCAGCCTACCGCCAAGCCCCATGTCGTTACCCTCGACCGTGAGCGTGTGGCCTACTGGATGCAGACCGGCGCACAGCCGACATCAACCGTCCGCAGCCTTATCCAGAAGACCGGCCTTCTCTATGAGCTGAGGCTCAAGAAGCTCGGCCGCAGCGAGGCAGAGGTTGCTGAGGAAATGGAAAAGTGGCAGGAGAAGCAGGCTGAAAGGCGTCAGAAAAGGCTCAACGTCAAATCGCGACGCCGCCAGCTGAAGAAAGAGGCCGCTGCAAAGCCGGCCGTGGCTGAAGAGGTTGCAGCACCTGTTGCCGCCGCACCCGTGGCTGAAGCTCCAGTCGCTGAGGTTGAGGTCGTCATTGCTCCCGAGGTCCAGGTCGAGGCAGCCGTCGAAGCAGTTCCTGAAGCCCCTGTGGCTGCAGCTGAGCCGGCTCCCGAGGTAAAGGCAGAAGAGAAGGAAGAGGGCGGGGAAGCCTGATCGGCTCCCCCCTTCGCTGACCGTGATGGAACTCTGGCTCACCGGTATCGTTCTCAAGCCGAGAGGGTTGAAGGGCGAAGTCAAGGTGAAGCCTGTGACCGACTATCCCGAGAAGTTTCTTTCCCGGAAATCGTATTGGGTGGGCGGCTCCCCCGGGGATGCCGTCCCCCTTGCGGTCAAGCACGCTTCGCTCGCCGGTGGTTTTGCCTGGCTGTTCCTTGAGGGAGTAGACAGTCGCGAAAAAGCCGAGGCTCTTGCCGGCCGGCAGCTGTTTATTGAAGCTTCGGAAGCGGAGCCCCGCAAGGATGACCGCGCCTGGCTGCATGAACTCGAGGGCATGAAGGTACTCGGAGCAGGCAGAAAGGAGGTCGGTGTCCTCAAAGAGGTGCTTTCGATGCCCGCCCATGAGGTTTACGAGATCATTTCAGGCGGACGATCGGTGCTGGTGCCGGCCATTGAAGAATTTGTTGAGGAAATCAGCCTTGAAGGTCGCTATATTCACGTGCCCCGATTTGATGAGTTTCTCTGAACCGGTTTGATCCGGGCAATGAACGGCAATGAACGGGAGTAAACGTCATTGATCGAGAGATGATGGAAAGATGATGGATGGAATCAGGATCGATGTGCTATCCGTCATACCGGGTTTTTTTGACTCAGTGCTCGACAACGGGCTGCTGGCCATTGCCCGGAAAAAAGGATATGCCGATATTGTCGTGCACAACCTGCACGATTACGGTCTCGGCCGGTACCGCCAGGTTGATGACTCGCCCTTCGGCGGCGGCGCCGGAATGGTGCTCAGGCCGGAACCGGTTTTTGCCTGTGTGGAAAAGCTCCAGAGTGAACGATGCTACGACGCGGTGATCTTTCCGACCCCCGACGCCCGGCCGTTCCTTCAGGGTGATGCCAACCGGCTCTCGAGGATGAAGAACCTGATGTTCCTCTGCGGCCACTACAAGGCCCTTGACGAACGGGTTCGTCAGTCGCTGGTCACCATGGAGTACTCCATCGGAGACGTGGTTCTTTCAGGCGGGGAGATTCCCTCCCTCCTCATGATGGATGCCCTGTTGCGCGTGGTTCCCGGGGTACTTGGAGACAGCGAATCGGCACTGACTGATTCCTTCCAGACCGGGATGCTTGACTGTGCGTATTATACCAGGCCCCCGGAATTCAGGGGGATGAAGGTTCCGGAAGTACTGCTTTCGGGCCATCATGCCAAGATAGAGCAGTGGAGGCAGGAAAATGCGCTGGAGAGGACGCGCCGTCTGCGGCCCGACCTTCTCGGCGAGGATGTTGAATGATTTTACAGTGCAACTTAAATAACAAACAGTAGTCGAAATGGACCAGTTAATTCAGTTAGTCGAAGCAACCCAGCCCGGCGTCGAATGCCCCGCCCTCAATCCCGGTGATACCGTCAGGATCCAGCTGCGTGTCATCGAAGGCGAAAAAGAGCGTCTTCAGGCGTTCGAAGGCGTCGTCATCAGCGACAGGGGTGCCGGTGCGTCCAAGACCATCACCGTCCGCAAGATTTCGCACGGCGTCGGTGTCGAGAGGATCATCCCGGTCAACTCGCCCAATATTGAAAGCGTGACCGTTCTCAAGCACGGCAAGGCCCGTCGTTCCAAGCTGTTCTACCTCCGCAAGCGTACCGGCAAGGCCGCGCTGAAGGTCAAGGAGCGCAAGGTCTCCGAACAGGCCTGATTCTGTTGACGTTCCGGCAGGGCACTCTGTCCTGCCGGACTTCGATGCCCCATTTCTATTGATGCCAGTGATCTGACGTCTACTCCCACTGAGCCGTTTTTTCATGAAGATCGGTCCCTACACGCTTACAGCCCTCCGTGTCCAGCAGTTTTCTCTTGACGGGGGAGCTATGTTCGGCGTTGTCCCGAAGTCATTCTGGGAACAGGCTGCACCGGCCGATGCATTGAACCGCGTCCGGCTGTCCGCTGCACTGCTCCTCATTTCCGGACCCGGCCGCAACATCCTTGTCGATACCGGCATGGGCAGCGCCTGGCCTGAAAAGCTTCGCTCCATCTATGCTGTTTCGCCCTTCCTGCTTGATGAGGAGCTGGCTCGTACGGGGCTCTCCCGTACCGACATCACCGATGTCATTCTTACCCATCTGCATTTCGACCACATCGCCGGGGCTTTTCGTTCCTGTGGTGAGAATCTGGTTCCTCTCTTTCCAGATGCCCGGTTCCATATCCAGGAGGAAAACCTCCGCACCGCACGGAACCCGAACCGCAAGGAACGGGCCAGCTATGAGCCGCGTTTCGTCGATGCGTTCCAGCAGCACTGCAGAATCAATCTCCTCGATGGTGCTCAGGAGCTTTTTGAGGGCATCAGCCTCATTCCCTCACATGGCCATACCCGGGGCCAGCAGCTTGTGAAGGTTTCTGGAAGTGAGGGCACGCTGGTGCACTGTGCAGACCTTGTACCCTCTGCCGCACATATCCCCCTTCCGTGGGTGACCGGCTACGATATCCATCCTCTTGTCGTTCTCGAGGAAAAGGAGGCACTGCTTGAAGAAGCCGTTGAGGGAGGATGGACGCTCTGTTTCGGGCACGACCCCTTTCATGATGCCGCAACCCTCTGCCGCACCGGGAAGGGGATTGCGGCGGAGTGCTTCGTCACACTGTGAACCTCACCATCTCCACTTCTGCACCATCATTGCCCTGTAAGGAGCAGGTCCGCCTCTTTCAGGAGCACATCTTTTCGTTCTACCAGCTCCATCGGCGCTCGTTTCCCTGGCGCAGCGCCCTGTCCAGGTACGCTGTGATGGTGAGTGAGGTGATGCTGCAGCAGACCCAGGCGGAACGGGTGGTGCCGAAGTACCTGGAGTGGATGCGGCGTTTTCCTGACCCCGGGACCCTCGCTGTGGCTCCGCTCCGCGATGTGCTTGAGCTCTGGAGCGGGTTAGGGTACAATTCCCGGGCGCTACGTCTCCAGGAGTGCGCCCGGCTGGTGGTCGCGATGTATCAGGGCGAGCTCCCCGCCACTCCCCGGGAGCTGAAAGCCCTTCCGGGAATCGGGGAGTACAGCTGCCGCTCCATTCCCGCCTTTGCCGATAATCTTAACGTTGCGGCTGTCGATACCAATATCCGCAGGATCCTCATCCATGAGTTCTCCCTTCCCGAAGAGAGCCCGCAGCGGGTGCTGCAGGCGTTCGCCGATCTTGTACTGCCGGAAGGCCGGAGCCGCGACTGGCATAACGCGCTGATGGACTACGGTGCCCTTCAGCTTACCTCAAAGCGAACCGGCATCCGGGCCCGTTCACGCCAGTCAAAGTTCGAGGGGTCGCGGAGGTGGTACAGGGGCAGGGTGCTGCAGGAACTCCTGCGTGAGGAAGCGGTGCCGCTTGAGGTGCTGGAGTCGAAGTACCGGGAGTGCCCCGGGGGAATCAGCTCGGTTGTCGATGACCTTTTGCGGGATAATATGGTTGAATTCGTCGGGGGGGGTGCTGCAGGGGGAGTGCTGTTGCGGATACGTGAGTGAGTGCCGGGGGAAGGATATCTTTCCCCCGGCCCCAATGCCGGCCTACTCGGTGTTGTAGACCATGTTCAGTTCCTTGTAGATGGCGTCGATCTCTTTTTCATACAGTTCGAGTATGGTTTTGCGCTTCACCTTCAGGGTCGGCGTCATCAGGCCGTTTTCTATGGTGAAGGGCTCTTTTGCCAGAATGAAGCGACGCACCTTTTCGTGGGTGGCGAGCTGGCGGGAGATGCTGCGCAGGAGTTTTTCATAGATCTGTACGATCTCCTTGTGTGCACAGAGCCCGGCATCGTCCGGAGCCGTGATGCCTGCCGATGCTGCGAATTCCCTGAGTTTCTGGAAATCGGGGACGATGAGGGCAATGAGGAACGGGCGTTTTTCGCCGACCACCATCACCTGGTCTACATAAGGATTTTCGGCAATCAGGTTTTCGATCGGCATCGGGGCGATGTTCTTGCCTCCGGAGGTGACGATGATGTGCTTTTTCCGGTCGGTGATCTTGAGGTAGCCGTCACCGTCGATTTCTCCGATGTCACCGCTGTGGAACCATCCGTCCCGAATCACCTCCGCGGTCGCCTCACGGTCCTGCCAGTATCCCTTCATGATGTTGGGCCCCCTGAACAGGACCTCTCCGTCTTCGGCGATCTTCATCTCGACGTTGGCCACTGTCGGCCCCACGGTGCCGAATTTCACCTTTTCGGGCCGGTTGACATTGGTGATGGGCGAGGTCTCGGTCAGGCCGAACCCTTCGAGGATCGTGATGCCGAGAGCCTGGAAGAACTCGCCGGTTTTCTGCGGCAGGGCAGCGCCGCCGGACACGAAGTAGCGCAGCCGGCCGCCGAATCGTTTCTTGACCTTCTGGTAGACCAGTTTTCCAGCCACCGCATGCTGCAGGGTGAGGAGGGGTGAGGCACTGCCTTTTTTCTCAATGCTGCGGTGGTAGTGTTCTCCCCTCGAGACCGCCCAGTTGAAGATTTTCTGCTTCAGGGGGCTTTCCGTTGAGATCTGCTTCTGCATGTTCGTCCTGATCCGGTCGAACAGCCTCGGAACGGTGAATATGATCGTGGGGCGTGCCTCGGTGATGTTCAGCGACACGGTCTCGATGCTTTCGGCGAGGTAGATCGATGCACCGCAGGCAAAGAGCAGGTAGTAGCCCCCGGTCCGTTCATAGGCATGGGAGAGCGGGAGGAAGGAGAGGCTGCAGTCGGTTTCGTCGATGCGGATGATTTCTGCGGCCGATTTGACGTTTTCGCAGAGGTTGCGGTGTGTGAGCATGACCCCCTTGGGCAGGCCGGTGGTTCCGGATGTGTAGATGATGGTGGCGACGTCGTCAGGGTCGACTTTCGTGCCATCAAGCATCCAGGGCTTGTCAAGCAGCAGCTGCGTACCGGCAGCCTTGGCATTGTTGAGGTCGATGACGTCCTCGACCGGTTCTTCCAGCCGGTTCATGACGATGAGCTGCGTCAGGTCGGGGAGGTTCTGCCAGATGGAGAGGATCTTGCCGAGCTGTAGCATGTTGGAGACGATGACGGCCCGTACACCGGCATCCTTCAGGATGTATTCTATCTGGTTTGGCGGCAGTGAGGGGTAGAGGGGTACGTCGATCGCACCGAGGCTGAGGACCGCCATGTCGGCGAGGTACCATCCGGGGCGGTTTTCCGACAGGATGGCCACCCGGTCTCCGGCGGCCGTGCCGTTTTCTTTCAGATATGCCGAAAAACGCCGGACATCTTCATGGAAGTCATCGTAGGAGATGGGCTCGTAGGCGCTCTGGAGCTTGTGGGCAAATGGAAACCTTGCAGGCTGGCCGCGGTAGTGACTGAATACCGAAGCAAAGAGTTCCGGCAGGGTCTGGAAGTCGGGATTGATGAGGCCCATCAGCGTATGAGGTTAACTTACGGGGGTAGCCATAGGGGATAACAGCGGGCCGTCCAGCACTGCAGGAGCCCTTCCCGGCCGGGACAATAAACAAATATGTAACAATACCTCGCTTCAATTCAAAATGGGCGGGGGACAATTGTGATCTGTGAAGGGTTCCTGCAGTGTTGCAGTGAACAGCCCGCTCTCAAAAAGAAATTCGGCAAAATCTTGCCGATCTGTCGTAATGCCGTTATTTTGCCCTGCATCTCCCTCTGCGCCGGGGGTCTGTTCCGCCGGCACCGGGGTTTCAACCCAAGTTCCCTGAATCCTATGCAGAAAGGCAAGCGGTCTGTTTCCAAATGGACGGGATACGTTGGCCTCGGCGCCGGTCTCGCTCTCATTGTTCTTCTGTTCCGTACCATCGACCTGCAGCGTTCGATCGAACTCATCAGCTCGATCGGTTTCAGCTCGGTCTTCATCCTCCTGCCTTTTTTTGCCCTTCATTTCTTTGAAACGCTTGCATGGGTGGACGTCTTTCCTCCCGGTACCAAAGGGATACGGTTCTGGCGGCTCATGAAGATCCAGGTGATTGCAGAAACGGTTTCCATGACCCTGCCTGCAGGTGTTGCGGTGGGCGAGCCCCTGAGGCCCTATCTCTGCCACCGCCAGATGGGTATCGACACGCCGGTTGCGGTCGCTGCGGTTGCCGTGCGCAAACTGCTGCTCGGCGCCATGCAGGGCGTCTATACGGTCATCGGGGCCCTTGCGGGGTTCATGCTTCTGCAGCAGGTATCACAGGACCTTACCGGGTTCGGGGGCCTCGGCTACCTTATGCTGGCCGTCGGCACCGGGGTGTTTCTCATGTTCATGATCTTTCTCCTGCTGATCCTCAACGGCAATTCCGCTACGGCACTGCACCGTATGCTGATGCTTGTGCCGTTCGAGCGGGCAAGGGCGTGGCTGCTTCTGCGGGAATCGGGTTTCCAGGATACCGACCTGCATCTGCGCAGCTTCAGCAGCTCCTCACCCCTCCGCCTCCTTAAGGCGACCTTCTGGTACCTTCTCGGCTGGGCAATGCTTGCCTTTGAAAGCTACATCATCCTTCGCCTGCTCGGCGTCGCAATTTCTTTTCCCCAGGTACTTGCCATCGACACGACGCTCGTCATGCTCCGGGCCGTGTTTTTTTTCATCCCTTCGGGACTCGGCGTCCAGGATCTCGGGTATCTGGCATTCTTTCAGGCAATCGGCATTCCGGACGCCATGGCATATGGCGGGGCGTTCATCCTCCTCAGGCGATTCAAGGAGGTGATCTGGTACTCTTCAGGCTATCTCTTGATGTTTCTCTCGGGGGTGCATATCTCTGATGCAGGGCGTATCGAAGGTCCAGCGCGTGTGAAGGGGGAGCAGCCATGAAGAAGCGTGCGCTTTTCATCTGCGGTTCGATGAACCAGACCACCCAGATGCACCAGAT encodes the following:
- the ffh gene encoding signal recognition particle protein, with the protein product MFESLSDTLEGAFRKLAGQATINEINIGIAMRDIKRALLGADVNYKVVKKLVEDIRLKSLGEDVVKSVSPAQMIVKIVSDELTELMGGEQKPLNLSTKNLPAVVMVAGLQGSGKTTFCAKLAKRLKKGGKNPMMVAADVYRPAAVEQLKTLGLEVGVPVFSLDEQDAMKVAREGLEAARRGAHDVLILDTAGRLQIDDRMMAEAEALKNLMKPEELLFVVDSMMGQEAVNTAKAFNDRLDFDGVVLTKLDGDSRGGAALSIRQVVEKPIKFMSVGEKMDDLDQFYPDRMAQRILGMGDIVSFVEKAQENLDLEKTIQMQKKLMKNEFDLNDFLDQLQQLKKMGSIQGLIEMVPGLNKMVPKQDLENLDFKPIEAIINSMTKAEKASPEIINGSRRQRIALGSGTRVQEVNMLLKQFAEMKKMMRSVSKMTQSGRKITSQNLALDKFLKR
- a CDS encoding START domain-containing protein; the encoded protein is MPSLLEKINNESCTLRLKNDWLKIFTCPVPSSDFLSFVGVAELDASRDAVLALLYDIESATEWVWKTSEMRLLQELSGDDGRVVYQVVSAPWPVTDREIISRSEGFMDPETGEAFISIEGLPDFLPPDSRYVRVPSLTGAWNITPLALDRCRVVFRLHIEPGGEIPSWLANIAVIDTPYHTLCNLKEMVKREKYRTPVKAPFKESSRDVIRNYEEFISA
- a CDS encoding START domain-containing protein, coding for MDVHSILNGKWDFRVEHRGISIYSSKVEGSDVLGFKGVAEIPAGFRKLISLFHDTSSYGRWVHHLTEMEVLERNDSLEYVVRQVIDTPWPLQKREMIVRTGLEPAGENAVAVTMTGVPEFIPLNPAYSRVKEVQGLWVFAPSGPDAIHLTFVMHVDPGPDVPSAVSNQAMFEVPFYSMDNLRKLAGDRSYNPPYPEEVDRHLCII
- a CDS encoding S41 family peptidase, producing the protein MSRILTIAMMLVVLAFGVFLGSRMAGDGTDRYREQKKMSEAYELIKAFYVDDVPGDSLAGAGVQGMAGYLDPHTLYLAPEKAAYSQAEFDGNFDGIGIEYDVLNDTLLVVTPLSGGPSAAVGIAPGDRILAIDSVSCIGISRQDVMRKLRGKRGTRVLLNVYRPLSGKSFDFLVTRGKISTSSVDAAFMLEGGNGYIRISRFMATTADEFRLALTKLRHAGMRRLIVDLRGNPGGFLEQAVQVADEFLGEGQLIVYTKSRNSAENVRYVAHSGDGYEKGALVVLVDKGSASASEILAGALQDNHRAVIVGELTFGKGLVQRQLQFSDGSMLRLTVSRYYTPSGRQIQRQYVKGEGGRDRYYHESLANIMPGKLFSDPDSLLYRKTSEVSVYRTGGLYGVLDSLKGKAASKNLQLNALSAAGGIIPDFWVTGRPYTEFYQEMYRSGLFEDIALKILDDPKSSVQAYRASLDGFISGYLDDGRLLSLVRKSCSARGIAFDAASFRRDRAYVALAVKSRIAHQLFGFEGQIRVFVSGADPVVRMAGELPVVP
- the rimM gene encoding ribosome maturation factor RimM (Essential for efficient processing of 16S rRNA) yields the protein MELWLTGIVLKPRGLKGEVKVKPVTDYPEKFLSRKSYWVGGSPGDAVPLAVKHASLAGGFAWLFLEGVDSREKAEALAGRQLFIEASEAEPRKDDRAWLHELEGMKVLGAGRKEVGVLKEVLSMPAHEVYEIISGGRSVLVPAIEEFVEEISLEGRYIHVPRFDEFL
- the rfaE1 gene encoding D-glycero-beta-D-manno-heptose-7-phosphate kinase, which gives rise to MATQTTDSIIESFKGKRIAVVGDIMLDKYIFGHVSRISPEYPVPVVDVTHQDIRLGGAANVALNTLSLGAETTLFGVTGEDQDRGLLLGLFGNMGLSGEGLVSDPARPTTCKTRILSQNHHITRVDFEKRDEISEKTAASIMDAFNAIIPETDAVVLEDYNKGVLSLELITALIAAAKSHGVPVLVDPKLKNFFAYRGCTVFKPNLSEMAASLGTPVPNSDREVEEACLRLQDLIQAEALVVTRSEKGMTVYDGSFTHIEVSSLDVADVSGAGDTVIGTLALGAAAGLDIIRNASIANLAAGTVCQEVGAVPVKPERLKRVCREHPVH
- the rplS gene encoding 50S ribosomal protein L19, which codes for MDQLIQLVEATQPGVECPALNPGDTVRIQLRVIEGEKERLQAFEGVVISDRGAGASKTITVRKISHGVGVERIIPVNSPNIESVTVLKHGKARRSKLFYLRKRTGKAALKVKERKVSEQA
- the trmD gene encoding tRNA (guanosine(37)-N1)-methyltransferase TrmD encodes the protein MMDGIRIDVLSVIPGFFDSVLDNGLLAIARKKGYADIVVHNLHDYGLGRYRQVDDSPFGGGAGMVLRPEPVFACVEKLQSERCYDAVIFPTPDARPFLQGDANRLSRMKNLMFLCGHYKALDERVRQSLVTMEYSIGDVVLSGGEIPSLLMMDALLRVVPGVLGDSESALTDSFQTGMLDCAYYTRPPEFRGMKVPEVLLSGHHAKIEQWRQENALERTRRLRPDLLGEDVE